In the Piscinibacter sp. XHJ-5 genome, one interval contains:
- a CDS encoding oxidoreductase, translated as MTTHWLITGVSSGFGLELARVALSRGDTVVGTVRQGAQADRFEQLAPGRAHAVLLDVTQTDDVLPAVQQAIRRAGHLDVLVNNAGYGLFGAVEEASDAEARHLMDTNFFGALAVIRAVLPHLRERRGGHIFNIASVAGAIGFPGCGLYSASKFALEGMSEALATEVAPFGIRVTIVEPGGFRTNFSGGSLRKSSAMEAYADTPAARTRENIGHYNGREPGDPAKAAAAIMRALDAPDAPLRLALGADAVSMLRGAHERKLGQLAVWEAVSLATAIDSQ; from the coding sequence ATGACCACCCACTGGCTCATCACCGGCGTCTCCAGCGGCTTCGGCCTGGAGCTCGCGCGTGTCGCGCTGTCGCGCGGCGACACCGTTGTCGGCACCGTGCGACAGGGTGCGCAGGCCGACCGCTTCGAGCAACTCGCGCCGGGACGCGCCCACGCGGTGCTGCTCGATGTGACACAGACCGACGACGTGCTGCCCGCCGTGCAGCAGGCGATCCGACGCGCGGGCCATCTCGACGTGCTCGTCAACAACGCCGGCTACGGCCTGTTCGGCGCGGTCGAGGAGGCTTCCGACGCCGAAGCACGCCACCTGATGGACACCAACTTCTTCGGCGCGCTGGCGGTGATCCGCGCCGTGCTGCCGCACCTGCGCGAGCGGCGGGGCGGGCACATCTTCAACATCGCCTCGGTGGCCGGTGCCATCGGCTTCCCCGGCTGCGGCCTGTACTCGGCGTCGAAGTTCGCGCTCGAAGGCATGAGCGAGGCGCTGGCCACGGAGGTCGCACCCTTCGGCATCCGGGTGACCATCGTCGAGCCCGGCGGATTCCGCACCAACTTCAGCGGCGGCTCGCTGCGCAAGTCGAGCGCGATGGAAGCCTATGCCGACACGCCGGCCGCACGAACGCGCGAGAACATCGGCCACTACAACGGCCGCGAGCCCGGCGACCCTGCCAAGGCGGCAGCGGCCATCATGCGTGCGCTCGACGCGCCGGATGCGCCGCTGCGGCTCGCGCTCGGTGCCGACGCGGTGAGCATGCTGCGCGGTGCGCATGAGCGCAAGCTGGGGCAACTCGCCGTCTGGGAAGCCGTGTCGCTTGCCACGGCCATCGATTCGCAGTGA
- a CDS encoding acyl-CoA reductase: MTVPVCHVVKGRTITGADLDYGRFATPALNLDELVWPRREPGPAFDTPLAEIMDVLVALGERLTRDPDGLLAEALERGSRTSPLPRDVLERSFAGLGRLFDRRSMAFQVREELGGADVLDGWREVDDAPSGRRHRIRAFPPRLIHVIAGNAPGVAGMSVMRGALTKGVHLLKLPSNDLFSATAILRTLTAVAPDHPVTRSFSAAYWRGGDVKVEGVLFRPQFFDKLVAWGGESTIRSAKEYIGPGFELVAFDPKTSISMIGREAFASEATLADVAERAATDATIMNQQACASSRVQFVEGTLEQVDRYCALLQKRLGVERATTSAIGNPLPSHLRDEIDGLRDMQPHYRVWGGYEGKGLVIRSEEPVEFHPDGRVVNVVPVESLASAVSHANVATQTVGVYPSSRKAQLRDGLAAAGVQRVVELGGAVAFEAGISHDGFYPLQRFVRWVNDEG; this comes from the coding sequence ATGACTGTCCCGGTCTGCCATGTCGTCAAGGGCAGGACCATCACCGGCGCCGATCTCGACTACGGCCGCTTCGCCACGCCGGCGCTGAACCTCGACGAGCTGGTCTGGCCGCGGCGCGAGCCCGGCCCCGCGTTCGACACGCCGCTGGCGGAGATCATGGACGTGCTGGTCGCGCTCGGCGAGCGCCTCACGCGCGATCCCGACGGGCTGCTCGCCGAGGCGCTGGAGCGCGGCTCGCGCACGAGCCCGCTGCCGCGCGACGTGCTGGAGCGTTCGTTCGCCGGGCTGGGGCGCCTCTTCGACCGCCGCAGCATGGCGTTCCAGGTCCGCGAGGAACTCGGCGGCGCCGACGTGCTCGACGGCTGGCGCGAGGTGGACGACGCGCCGAGCGGTCGCCGGCACCGTATCCGCGCCTTTCCGCCGCGGCTCATTCACGTGATCGCGGGCAACGCGCCCGGAGTGGCGGGCATGTCCGTGATGCGAGGCGCGCTGACCAAGGGCGTGCACCTCCTCAAGCTGCCGTCCAACGATCTGTTCTCCGCGACCGCGATCCTGCGCACGCTGACCGCGGTGGCGCCGGATCACCCGGTGACGCGCTCGTTCTCGGCCGCCTACTGGCGCGGCGGCGACGTCAAGGTGGAGGGCGTGCTGTTCCGCCCTCAGTTCTTCGACAAGCTCGTCGCCTGGGGCGGCGAGAGCACGATCCGCAGCGCGAAGGAATACATCGGCCCGGGCTTCGAGCTCGTCGCATTCGACCCGAAGACGTCGATCTCGATGATCGGCCGCGAGGCCTTCGCATCGGAGGCGACGCTGGCCGACGTGGCCGAGCGCGCAGCGACCGACGCGACCATCATGAACCAGCAGGCCTGCGCCTCGAGCCGCGTGCAGTTCGTCGAGGGCACGCTGGAGCAGGTCGATCGCTACTGCGCGCTGCTGCAGAAGCGGCTGGGTGTCGAGCGGGCGACGACCTCGGCGATCGGCAATCCGCTGCCCAGCCACCTGCGCGACGAGATCGACGGCCTGCGCGACATGCAGCCGCACTACCGGGTGTGGGGCGGATACGAAGGCAAGGGGCTGGTGATCCGCTCGGAGGAGCCGGTCGAGTTCCATCCCGACGGGCGTGTCGTCAACGTGGTGCCGGTGGAGTCGCTCGCGTCGGCGGTGTCGCACGCGAATGTCGCAACGCAGACGGTGGGCGTGTATCCGTCCTCGCGCAAGGCGCAGTTGCGCGACGGGCTGGCTGCCGCGGGCGTGCAGCGGGTGGTCGAGCTGGGCGGCGCGGTCGCGTTCGAGGCCGGCATCTCGCACGACGGGTTCTATCCGCTCCAGCGCTTCGTGCGGTGGGTCAATGACGAAGGATGA
- a CDS encoding serine hydrolase domain-containing protein, with translation MTIDSQANERVRLAIADAVHSGREVGVQVAAYHRGRLVIDAWGGLADPDTRRHVDGDTLFNVYSVTKAVAATAIHLLVDRGLLADDTPVADHWPEYGAHGKDRTTVRDVLTHRACVPQMPDGVTPERLVDWGWMTRAIADLEPLAEPGTRTMYLSMTFGWILGELVRRVDPQRRSLGRFVREEIAEPLGITDLWIGLPDVHAARVARQIDAMSPVPPEHLPPLFLASMPPAVALAPPVFERPEVRRAEVAGVGGIFNARSEARFWALLAQGGELDGVRLLSHGRVAMLNTPRARCEEPDPVMFGFPLPLTVGGFWFGGEHPPVCSVRNPQAICHPGQGGSIGWADPDAQLAVAICHNRLFNPASAAEDAILPIADAIREGLGL, from the coding sequence ATGACCATCGATTCGCAAGCGAACGAGCGGGTCCGGCTCGCCATCGCCGACGCGGTGCACAGCGGCCGCGAGGTCGGCGTGCAGGTGGCCGCCTACCACCGGGGCCGCCTCGTCATCGACGCCTGGGGCGGCCTCGCCGATCCGGACACCCGCCGTCACGTCGACGGCGACACCTTGTTCAACGTGTACTCCGTCACCAAGGCCGTCGCGGCCACCGCGATCCACCTCCTCGTCGATCGCGGCCTGCTTGCCGACGACACGCCGGTGGCGGACCACTGGCCCGAGTACGGCGCACATGGCAAGGACCGCACCACCGTGCGCGACGTGCTGACGCACCGAGCCTGCGTGCCGCAGATGCCCGACGGCGTCACCCCCGAGCGCCTCGTCGACTGGGGCTGGATGACACGCGCCATCGCGGACCTCGAGCCGCTGGCCGAGCCGGGCACGCGCACGATGTACCTCTCGATGACCTTCGGCTGGATCCTCGGTGAGCTGGTGCGCCGCGTCGATCCGCAGCGACGCTCGCTCGGCCGCTTCGTCCGCGAGGAGATCGCCGAGCCGCTGGGCATCACCGACCTGTGGATCGGCCTGCCCGATGTGCATGCGGCGCGCGTGGCCAGGCAGATCGACGCGATGTCACCCGTGCCGCCCGAGCACCTGCCGCCGCTGTTCCTGGCCTCGATGCCGCCCGCGGTCGCTCTCGCGCCGCCGGTGTTCGAGCGGCCCGAGGTGCGGCGTGCCGAGGTGGCCGGTGTCGGCGGCATCTTCAATGCGCGCAGCGAGGCGCGCTTCTGGGCCCTGCTGGCGCAGGGCGGCGAGCTCGACGGCGTGCGCCTCCTGTCGCATGGTCGAGTTGCGATGCTGAACACGCCGCGTGCACGCTGCGAGGAGCCCGATCCGGTGATGTTCGGCTTCCCGCTGCCCCTCACGGTGGGCGGGTTCTGGTTCGGCGGCGAGCATCCGCCGGTGTGCTCGGTCAGGAACCCGCAGGCGATCTGCCATCCGGGTCAGGGCGGCTCGATCGGCTGGGCAGATCCGGACGCGCAGCTTGCGGTGGCGATCTGCCACAACCGGCTGTTCAATCCGGCGTCTGCGGCGGAAGACGCGATCCTGCCGATCGCTGATGCCATACGGGAAGGATTGGGGCTGTGA
- a CDS encoding SDR family NAD(P)-dependent oxidoreductase: MTIRFDGRVAVVTGGGNGLGRDYCLKLAERGARVVVNDLGGSGSGQGASRATADAVVEAIRTAGGQAVASHDSVATREGGTAIVGTAMKAFGRIDIVVNNAGFLRNDRFEDLTDQQIDAVLGVHLKGAFHVTQPAYRVMKDQGYGRILFTASASGLYGHPWQANYAAAKAGLVGLMNVVALEGERHGILANALLPTATTRLAAEVPQGWMEVTNVSGLLERIDFAAVADGMGVEHNTPLVLYLLSEQCRSTQGCYSALAGRYAQVFIASAQGWSNGLRSLASPEDVATHWEEITDLRRHHRPRSVYEEFLPAIERIKAAKAATK, translated from the coding sequence GTGACGATTCGATTCGATGGACGGGTGGCGGTGGTCACCGGCGGCGGCAACGGCCTGGGCCGCGACTATTGCCTGAAGCTGGCCGAGCGCGGCGCTCGCGTGGTGGTGAACGATCTGGGGGGCAGCGGCTCGGGGCAAGGCGCTTCGCGCGCCACGGCCGACGCAGTCGTCGAGGCGATCCGCACCGCGGGCGGCCAGGCGGTCGCCAGCCACGACAGCGTCGCGACGCGCGAAGGCGGCACCGCGATCGTCGGCACGGCGATGAAGGCCTTCGGCCGCATCGACATCGTCGTCAACAACGCCGGCTTCCTGCGCAACGACCGCTTCGAGGACCTGACGGACCAGCAGATCGATGCGGTGCTGGGTGTGCATCTCAAAGGCGCGTTCCACGTCACGCAGCCGGCCTACCGCGTGATGAAGGACCAGGGCTACGGCCGCATCCTGTTCACGGCGTCGGCGTCCGGCCTGTACGGGCATCCCTGGCAGGCGAACTACGCGGCGGCCAAGGCGGGCCTCGTGGGGTTGATGAACGTCGTCGCGCTCGAGGGCGAGCGCCACGGCATCCTCGCCAACGCCTTGCTGCCGACGGCCACCACGCGCCTTGCCGCGGAGGTTCCGCAAGGCTGGATGGAGGTGACCAACGTCTCCGGCCTGCTCGAGCGGATCGACTTCGCGGCCGTCGCCGACGGCATGGGCGTCGAGCACAACACGCCGCTGGTGCTGTATCTCCTGAGCGAGCAGTGCAGGTCGACCCAGGGCTGCTATTCGGCGCTGGCAGGACGCTATGCCCAGGTCTTCATCGCCAGCGCGCAGGGATGGTCGAACGGCCTGCGCAGTCTCGCTTCGCCGGAGGACGTGGCAACGCACTGGGAGGAGATCACCGATCTGCGCCGTCACCATCGCCCACGCAGCGTCTACGAGGAGTTCCTTCCCGCCATCGAGCGCATCAAGGCCGCGAAGGCGGCGACGAAATGA
- a CDS encoding carboxymuconolactone decarboxylase family protein, translated as MSDYDQSPNYQRGLNLVKEMLGDRFLAGLTASAESGAFAADCASIAIESAFGAVWSRPGLARRDRSLVTLGILIASGKSAELRNHVRAGLNNGLGVEELQEVMIQAFPYCGFPCVAEAIEATIAVLRERGLIDDSTQSAKERGLL; from the coding sequence ATGAGCGACTATGACCAGAGCCCCAACTATCAGCGTGGCTTGAACCTCGTCAAGGAGATGCTGGGCGACCGCTTCCTCGCCGGGCTCACCGCGTCGGCGGAGTCGGGCGCGTTTGCCGCGGACTGCGCATCCATTGCCATCGAGTCGGCCTTCGGCGCGGTCTGGTCGCGCCCGGGGCTGGCGCGACGCGACCGCAGTCTCGTGACGCTGGGCATCCTGATCGCCAGCGGCAAGTCGGCGGAGCTCAGGAATCACGTGAGGGCGGGGCTCAACAACGGCCTCGGCGTCGAGGAGTTGCAGGAGGTGATGATCCAGGCCTTCCCGTACTGCGGCTTTCCGTGCGTCGCCGAAGCGATCGAAGCGACGATCGCGGTGCTGCGCGAGCGCGGGCTGATCGACGACAGCACCCAGTCCGCCAAGGAGCGCGGCCTGCTCTGA
- a CDS encoding feruloyl-CoA synthase, translating to MPSADPLMDVPHRPVRLGSTRCRVERRADGSILMQLEEALQPYPRRYTDRLMEWALSAPDRVFLARRPPGGPAVGAWETLTYGATLAHVRAIGQALLDRGLGPQRPVVILSENDFDNQLLALACTHVGVPYVPVTPAYSLLSRDHAKLRSLAERVRPGLIYASDAAAYGKAARAAFARAEFVAGTAEGSTATPFEALRSAVPTGKVDAAYDAIRPEQVAKVLFTSGTTGEPKGVMLTHRMLCSNRQQVVQAMPFLLDAPPVLVDWLPWHHTFGGTNNVGLALYCGGSYYLDPGKPLPDAVQPTIDALREVSPTLYYNTPAGLAALLPHLREDAALRERFYARLKLIYYGGAVLPAHTWAGLDEVAVSHLGQRVLVVSGIGSTECGPVPMTTSRDPRREAIVGLPVPGVGLKLVPVNDKLELRARGDCVTTGYWNDPQRSAEAFDAEGYFCLGDAAAFVDPADPEQGLRFDGRIGENFKLASGTWVHVGALRATALAAFAPLALDVVIAGSGEDFVAALVFPDLAACRALDRGLPAGAEGAAVLASPRVLEAFQQRLDALADAGTGSSNRVMRIAVETEAPTLDSGEMTAKSAISAATVLRRRAAAVAELFHATPGARVLRARSH from the coding sequence ATGCCCTCAGCGGACCCGTTGATGGATGTGCCGCACCGCCCGGTGCGCCTCGGCTCCACCCGCTGCCGGGTGGAGCGCCGCGCGGACGGCAGCATCCTCATGCAGCTCGAGGAAGCCTTGCAGCCCTATCCACGCAGGTACACGGATCGGCTCATGGAGTGGGCCCTCAGCGCGCCCGATCGGGTGTTCCTCGCCCGACGTCCTCCGGGCGGACCGGCGGTCGGAGCGTGGGAGACGCTCACCTATGGCGCTACGCTGGCACACGTGCGCGCCATCGGGCAGGCGCTGCTCGATCGCGGCCTCGGGCCGCAGCGGCCAGTGGTGATCCTGTCGGAGAACGACTTCGACAACCAGTTGCTGGCGCTGGCCTGCACCCATGTCGGCGTGCCGTACGTGCCGGTGACGCCGGCGTACTCGTTGTTGTCCAGGGACCATGCCAAGCTGCGCTCGCTGGCCGAGCGAGTGCGGCCCGGGCTGATCTACGCGTCCGACGCAGCGGCCTATGGCAAGGCGGCGCGTGCCGCCTTTGCGCGAGCCGAGTTCGTCGCCGGCACGGCAGAGGGCAGCACGGCCACGCCGTTCGAAGCCCTGCGGTCCGCGGTGCCGACGGGCAAGGTCGACGCGGCATACGACGCGATCCGCCCCGAGCAGGTGGCCAAGGTCCTGTTCACCTCAGGCACGACCGGCGAGCCAAAGGGCGTGATGCTCACGCACCGCATGCTGTGCAGCAACCGCCAGCAAGTCGTGCAGGCGATGCCGTTCCTGCTGGACGCGCCGCCGGTGCTGGTCGATTGGCTGCCGTGGCATCACACCTTCGGCGGCACCAACAACGTCGGCCTCGCGCTCTACTGCGGCGGTTCCTACTACCTCGACCCCGGCAAGCCGCTGCCCGATGCAGTGCAGCCGACCATCGATGCGCTGCGCGAGGTGTCGCCGACGCTCTACTACAACACGCCTGCCGGCCTGGCTGCGCTGCTGCCGCACCTGCGCGAGGACGCGGCGCTGCGCGAACGCTTCTATGCGCGGCTGAAGCTCATCTACTACGGCGGCGCGGTCCTGCCGGCGCATACGTGGGCCGGCCTCGACGAGGTGGCCGTCTCGCATCTCGGCCAGCGTGTCCTCGTCGTCTCGGGCATCGGATCGACCGAGTGCGGGCCGGTGCCGATGACGACCAGCCGCGATCCGCGGCGCGAAGCGATCGTCGGCCTTCCGGTTCCCGGCGTCGGGCTGAAGCTCGTCCCGGTGAACGACAAGCTCGAGCTGCGCGCGCGCGGCGACTGCGTCACGACCGGTTATTGGAACGACCCGCAGCGCAGCGCCGAAGCCTTCGACGCGGAAGGCTATTTCTGCCTCGGCGATGCGGCGGCCTTCGTCGACCCCGCGGACCCCGAGCAGGGCCTGCGCTTCGACGGCCGCATCGGTGAGAACTTCAAGCTCGCCAGCGGCACGTGGGTGCACGTGGGCGCGCTGCGCGCCACGGCGCTGGCGGCGTTCGCGCCGCTCGCGCTGGACGTCGTGATCGCCGGCAGCGGCGAGGACTTCGTGGCGGCGCTGGTGTTCCCCGATCTGGCCGCCTGCCGGGCGCTCGATCGGGGGCTTCCCGCTGGCGCGGAGGGGGCCGCGGTTCTGGCCAGCCCGCGGGTGCTTGAGGCTTTCCAACAGCGGCTCGATGCGCTGGCCGATGCCGGCACGGGCAGTTCCAACCGCGTGATGCGCATTGCCGTCGAGACCGAAGCGCCCACGCTCGACAGCGGCGAGATGACGGCCAAGTCCGCGATCAGCGCGGCCACCGTTCTGCGACGGCGTGCCGCGGCGGTCGCCGAGCTGTTCCACGCGACTCCCGGCGCGCGGGTGCTCCGCGCGCGATCCCACTGA
- a CDS encoding nitronate monooxygenase → MRPALFRTRITELLGIRHPILAGGMGPRVSDARYVAAVVNAGGMGFIVAAGFPDPDEFRSELRRCRELTAGRPFGVNLYLSRQAGGVERLRRQIGVLIDEGVACVETAGANPEPVLPLLREAGVKVLHKVPAVRYARTAVKLGVDAVIIVGNDCGGHPGIHGIGSIVQAAHATQVIDVPIVIGGGIGTGRQLAAVLAMGADAVVMGTRMLVTEELWIHPAAKDLVVQGDGTESVIVKKALRDHHRVYRNESAEAALALDDAKVTDFEQYRPHVMGSLTHEAFVTGDMRTGMLDYGPAAVFADAVEPAEVIFDRLIDDASAAAERLAALRPVSECDPRGS, encoded by the coding sequence ATGCGTCCTGCGCTGTTCCGAACCCGCATCACCGAGCTGCTTGGCATCCGCCATCCGATCCTGGCCGGCGGCATGGGTCCGCGGGTCTCGGATGCACGGTATGTGGCGGCGGTGGTCAACGCCGGCGGCATGGGCTTCATCGTCGCGGCCGGCTTTCCCGATCCGGACGAGTTCCGCAGCGAGCTGAGGCGATGCCGGGAACTCACAGCGGGACGGCCGTTCGGCGTCAACCTGTACCTCTCGCGCCAGGCTGGCGGAGTGGAGCGCCTGCGGCGCCAGATCGGCGTGCTGATCGACGAAGGCGTGGCTTGCGTCGAGACCGCGGGGGCCAACCCCGAGCCGGTGCTGCCGCTGCTGCGCGAAGCGGGCGTCAAGGTTCTGCACAAGGTGCCGGCGGTGCGCTACGCGCGGACAGCGGTCAAGCTGGGCGTCGACGCGGTGATCATCGTGGGCAACGACTGCGGCGGACATCCGGGCATTCATGGCATCGGGTCCATCGTGCAGGCTGCGCACGCCACGCAGGTCATCGATGTGCCGATCGTCATCGGCGGCGGCATCGGCACCGGACGGCAGCTCGCCGCCGTGCTGGCAATGGGAGCCGACGCGGTGGTGATGGGCACGCGCATGCTGGTCACCGAGGAGCTGTGGATACACCCCGCGGCGAAGGACCTCGTCGTGCAGGGCGACGGCACCGAGAGCGTGATCGTCAAGAAGGCGCTGCGCGACCATCACCGCGTCTACCGCAACGAAAGCGCCGAGGCCGCGCTGGCTCTGGACGATGCCAAGGTGACCGACTTCGAGCAATACCGGCCGCATGTGATGGGATCGCTGACCCATGAAGCCTTCGTCACCGGCGACATGCGCACCGGCATGCTGGACTACGGACCTGCGGCGGTATTCGCCGACGCTGTCGAGCCGGCGGAAGTGATCTTCGACCGTCTCATCGACGATGCCTCTGCCGCTGCGGAACGCTTGGCGGCATTGCGACCGGTGTCCGAATGCGACCCCCGGGGCTCATGA
- a CDS encoding VCBS repeat-containing protein, whose amino-acid sequence MATAYRPRTLAPRKLAGWLATLAAALSTLPAVAAPVGPAKDEIRLVKQAGALMMPWLVIAKSGQPFDVRLQSDPGATDLAVSAMASNGLVDIVAGDFNADGLQDLALLNRARNSDFTPVWTSMRIAFANADGTVRMSSTPIGQFANYLAQGYGEPVAGDFNGDGRLDIALIDFEGQPAEFRDTVPMLLSRSDGTFADVIWHVGGSNPFFRYPAARIVPGEFIPSTDGVRRTDVALLRECGQPTIPLLHSQSSGVGVVHAPAQYFEAYCPDGGTQLVTGDFNGDGLTDLAKFSGGALIVATAGAGVFTVVSVTGGTFAQRAPNSKIVTGRFDEGPTTDIALIDRTGIAVAFGDSNAQFTVREHLSPTFAAWAFAPGATPYVGDFDGNGQDDIALIQRYPGTDWTTVPIAYSHTDRLPGGRRAWRQAVENQVAPGFVDQARATATRVFVGKFGQ is encoded by the coding sequence TTGGCCACTGCCTATCGACCGCGCACCCTGGCGCCTCGCAAACTCGCCGGCTGGCTCGCGACGCTCGCGGCCGCACTGTCCACGCTGCCCGCGGTCGCTGCTCCGGTGGGACCGGCCAAGGACGAAATCAGGCTGGTCAAGCAGGCCGGCGCTTTGATGATGCCGTGGCTGGTCATCGCGAAGAGCGGCCAGCCCTTCGATGTGCGACTCCAGTCGGATCCGGGCGCCACCGACCTCGCCGTCTCGGCGATGGCTTCGAACGGTCTGGTCGACATCGTGGCAGGCGACTTCAATGCTGACGGATTGCAGGACCTGGCGCTGCTCAATCGCGCCCGCAACAGCGACTTCACGCCTGTCTGGACCAGCATGCGCATCGCGTTCGCGAACGCCGACGGCACCGTGCGGATGAGCTCCACTCCCATCGGGCAATTCGCGAACTACCTGGCCCAAGGGTATGGCGAACCGGTTGCCGGGGACTTCAACGGCGATGGCCGCCTGGACATCGCCTTGATCGACTTCGAAGGCCAGCCGGCCGAATTCCGCGACACGGTGCCCATGCTCCTCAGCCGAAGCGACGGCACCTTCGCCGACGTGATCTGGCATGTCGGCGGGAGCAACCCCTTTTTCCGGTATCCCGCCGCCCGGATCGTTCCGGGCGAGTTCATTCCCAGCACCGACGGAGTGCGCCGGACCGACGTGGCCCTCCTGCGCGAGTGCGGCCAGCCGACGATTCCGCTCCTCCATTCCCAGTCGTCGGGGGTCGGCGTCGTTCACGCGCCGGCACAGTATTTCGAGGCCTACTGTCCGGATGGGGGGACACAGTTGGTGACCGGCGACTTCAACGGTGACGGCCTGACGGATCTGGCGAAGTTCTCCGGTGGCGCGTTGATCGTCGCGACTGCGGGAGCGGGGGTCTTCACGGTGGTGTCGGTGACGGGTGGGACGTTTGCCCAACGTGCCCCGAACTCGAAGATCGTCACCGGCCGATTCGATGAAGGTCCGACCACCGACATCGCGCTCATCGACAGGACCGGCATCGCCGTTGCCTTCGGCGACTCGAACGCCCAGTTCACCGTGCGCGAGCATCTGTCGCCGACGTTCGCGGCGTGGGCCTTCGCTCCCGGCGCGACCCCCTATGTCGGCGATTTCGACGGCAATGGACAGGACGACATCGCGCTCATCCAGCGATATCCCGGCACGGACTGGACCACCGTGCCCATCGCTTACTCCCACACCGACCGTCTCCCGGGTGGACGGCGCGCGTGGCGGCAGGCGGTCGAGAACCAGGTGGCTCCCGGATTTGTCGACCAGGCCAGGGCGACGGCGACCCGCGTCTTCGTCGGCAAGTTCGGGCAATGA